In Salinibaculum sp. SYNS191, the genomic window CTGCCGGTCGACGGTCAGGTTGCGGCTCTCGACGGTCCAGTCGGCGGTCCGCTCGGTCTGAGCCTGCAACGCCGTCGCGACGTCCGTCCCGCCCCACAGCGACTCGGAGATGCCGAACTTGACGGTGGTTCCGGCGTCGCTGAAGTAGGGGGCGAGGGGATCACCGGCGCGCAGCGAGTCGTAGTACGCGTCGACGACGTCGCCGGCCCCCATCACTGGAACCCTCGCCGCACGGACTCGTCGATGGTGTCTTCGAGCTCTGCGTCGAGCAAGTCTTCGGCCTCGTCGAAGGTGTCGGTCAGTTCGTCGAGGCTGTCCGGGCGGTCGTAGTTCTCGAAGTCCATGGGACCGTAGGCCGGACTGTCGAGGGCGTCCATGATGTCGTCGAACAGCGCCTGGGGCGTGGTCGGTGCGTCCGCGTGGGTCTCGACGACGGTCTTGAGGTTCTTGACCGCCGCTTCGGCCTCGTCTTCGTCCTCTGGCGGTTGCTGGACGCCGAAGTGGCCGGGGGCGTCCTCCTGTCCCGGAAAGAGCGGGTCGAGTTCGTCGTCGATCTTCCGTGCCACGCGAGCACCGACGCCCTCGACGTCGTAGGGGTTCTTCGCGTACGTCTTGAGTTGGAAGACGCCGGCGCTGGGGTGCCCGATGAAGAGGTCCTCCCCGATGCCGCTGGTGCGGTCACCGCCGACCGCGCGCCAGCCCTCCGGGTCGGCGTTGCTCTCCACGACGTCGTCCATGATGTCCTGCCAGTCGCGGACGCGCATGTCTGCCACCACGGACTGTAGGTGAAAATACTTCCCGGTTGTGCCGGAATCGAGCCAGCACCACCACGACCGGAAGCGTTTTTCCGCCGCCGGTCCTGCCCGTTTCCGTGAACATTCGCGGCGTCGTCACCGAGGTAGAGGACCCACGGACCGTCGACACGCAGTACGGCGAGCGCGACCTGGTGGAACTGACCGTCAGACCGGACCGGGGCCGGGGCGACCCGACGACAGTGACGCTGTGGGGCAAGTGGACCGAGACGGCCGAGTACACCGACCCGGGGATGGAACTGGCCGTCTACGACGCCGAGGAGCGGGAGTACCGCGGCGAGACGCAGTACACCACCGGCGAGGACACGATGGTCGTCGTCGAACCGGACTTCCTCGTCGACGTGACCGACGTGCGCCAGTGGGTGCAGTGTCCCCGCATGTACTACCTGAACAAAATCGGCGGCACGCCGATGGCCGAACCGGTCGTGAAGGGGACCATCGTCCACGAGGTGTTCGGCGACCTCCTGCGCGGCCGTGACCTGGAGGAGGCCGTCGAGGCACGCGTCGAGGAGGCGGGGCTGGACCTCGGTCTCCT contains:
- a CDS encoding nuclear transport factor 2 family protein, producing MGAGDVVDAYYDSLRAGDPLAPYFSDAGTTVKFGISESLWGGTDVATALQAQTERTADWTVESRNLTVDRQGETAWFADDVFMAWTDTERRIRYEFDTRWSGTLVRGEGDDQTGTDGWQFVGMHVSTAGDL